One Arthrobacter sp. StoSoilB20 DNA segment encodes these proteins:
- a CDS encoding ammonium transporter, with amino-acid sequence MELTAGHVWVMVAAALVLFMTPGLAFFYGGMTRAKAALNMMMMSFISIGIVGVVWVLWGASMSSGEGFLEIVGNPFASFGLMGVETTPDAMIKIGYAATFAIITVALISGAIADRAKFGAWSIFVPVWVTLVYCPLAYMVWGGGLFGPEGAIGKALGPAIDFAGGTVVHINAGVAALVLVLIIGNRRGFGKDPNHRPHNIPFVMLGAAILWFGWFGFNGGAATTAEQAGLIWINTLAAPAAAMIGWLITERIRDGHPTSLGAASGVVAGLVAITPACANVDPIGALGLGVVAGVASALAVGLKFRWGFDDSLDVVGVHLVSGIIGTVALGFIAKSTDGVGGGLFYGGGWTQMWAQLAAAGIAIAYSAIMTAIIAFAIHKTMGFRVSTEQENVGVDLSLHAETAYEFGVNGHGGSFQPLHNAVIGKSETAAAKTPAEGKESVQA; translated from the coding sequence ATGGAACTTACCGCAGGTCACGTATGGGTCATGGTGGCGGCGGCGCTTGTGCTGTTCATGACACCTGGTCTGGCATTTTTCTACGGCGGCATGACACGCGCCAAAGCAGCCTTGAACATGATGATGATGAGCTTCATCTCCATCGGCATCGTTGGGGTTGTCTGGGTGCTGTGGGGCGCCTCGATGAGCTCCGGTGAAGGCTTCCTGGAAATCGTGGGCAACCCGTTCGCTTCCTTCGGCCTCATGGGAGTTGAAACCACTCCGGACGCCATGATCAAGATCGGCTATGCAGCCACCTTCGCCATCATCACCGTTGCCCTCATCAGCGGCGCGATCGCTGACCGGGCCAAGTTCGGTGCCTGGAGCATCTTCGTTCCGGTCTGGGTCACCCTGGTTTACTGCCCGCTGGCCTACATGGTCTGGGGCGGTGGGCTCTTCGGCCCGGAAGGCGCGATCGGCAAGGCCCTCGGCCCGGCCATTGACTTCGCCGGCGGCACCGTTGTGCACATCAACGCAGGTGTAGCCGCACTGGTCCTGGTCCTCATCATCGGCAACCGCCGCGGCTTCGGCAAGGACCCGAACCACCGCCCGCACAACATCCCGTTCGTGATGCTCGGCGCTGCAATCCTCTGGTTCGGCTGGTTCGGATTCAACGGCGGTGCAGCAACAACCGCCGAACAGGCGGGCCTTATCTGGATCAACACCCTGGCAGCCCCTGCAGCAGCCATGATCGGCTGGCTCATCACCGAACGCATCCGTGACGGCCACCCGACCTCCCTTGGCGCAGCATCGGGTGTAGTAGCCGGCCTGGTAGCAATCACCCCGGCCTGCGCCAACGTTGACCCCATCGGCGCCCTCGGCCTCGGTGTTGTCGCCGGCGTTGCCTCAGCCCTGGCAGTTGGCCTGAAGTTCCGTTGGGGCTTCGATGACTCCTTGGATGTTGTGGGCGTCCACCTCGTCTCCGGCATCATCGGCACCGTGGCACTGGGCTTCATCGCCAAGTCCACTGACGGAGTCGGCGGCGGCCTCTTCTACGGCGGCGGCTGGACCCAGATGTGGGCACAGCTCGCAGCAGCCGGCATCGCCATTGCCTACTCGGCCATCATGACGGCCATCATCGCCTTTGCCATCCACAAGACCATGGGCTTCCGGGTCTCAACGGAACAGGAGAACGTTGGCGTAGACCTCAGCCTCCACGCAGAGACGGCCTACGAATTCGGAGTCAACGGCCACGGCGGCAGCTTCCAGCCGCTGCACAACGCAGTTATCGGAAAATCGGAGACCGCTGCGGCCAAGACCCCCGCAGAAGGCAAGGAGAGTGTCCAGGCATGA
- the smc gene encoding chromosome segregation protein SMC, with protein MHLKSLTVRGFKSFASATTFDFEPGVTAVVGPNGSGKSNVVDALAWVMGEQGAKTLRGGKMEDVIFAGTSGRPPLGRAHVSLTIDNADNALPIEYSEVTISRTLFRTGGSEYAINGAPCRLLDIQELLSDSGLGREMHVIVGQGQLDRVLHATPEDRRGFIEEAAGILKHRRRKEKTVRKLEAMQANLARLGDLTAEIRRQLTPLGKQAEIARRAQTVQFDVRDAKARLLADDLVQLTTSLEQDVADEAALKERRQVVEAELGTGRRRQAALEQQAAEATPKLNAARDHWYQLSAGRERLRSLGSLASERRRLLGSSEAAPDTGRDPEQLERQAARVREEESALQHDILAKQAALLEATVAKDAAEAVAAAEDKRLTAMLRAAADRREGLARLAGQVAAARSRAEAAEAERGRLRESLASGDERRRKAQSEFTALESQVAWVEDGEESLDADYENANDALDAVLTEIEELKTAEREAVRERDALTARRDALQLGLNRKDGSASLLSAEGILGPLAELVAIEPGFEAAIAAALGSASDALVAANTGDALAAIASLKEGDAGRAALLLADGTGGGTDAGAEVALPPGGRWAADVVKISDPAAQGALSLLVGTAVVDDLRSAAQLVKEHHDLKAVTRDGDMVTSLTVTGGSATAPSLLEVQAAVDDAVARLHEVTARLERGRFALANAQSRRAEAQDRADAALERLHESDARLAAVAERLGHLNSVLRSAVGESDRLAASMAKAEANIAEAQLDLEVAAERLAAAQEAPDEEPSTDQRDELAAQARVARSVETEARLALRTAEEQLGAISNRAASLERAAATERRAREEAARRAQRRRAQAQRAAAVASAVEQALRFIDVSVDVAGWDRDLAEQTRERLEAELTQVRTSNEALARELAELTDSVHRDEMARTQQRLRIEALETRSIEELGLSAEQLVADYGPGLPVPVPAGAATDKWAELRAPVDEHGEAIVEGIPFVRAEQEKRLKKAERDLAALGKVNPLALEEFAALEERHQFLSSQLEDLKSSRKDLLDIIKEVDARVQQVFTEAFADTSAQFDHVFARLFPGGEGKLVLTDPDDMLTTGIEVEARPAGKKIKRLSLLSGGERSLTAVALLVAIFKARPSPFYVMDEVEAALDDTNLGRLITIFEELRESSQLIVITHQKRTMEVADALYGVTMRGDGVSTVISQRLGAGA; from the coding sequence TTGCACTTGAAAAGTTTGACTGTCCGAGGATTCAAGTCCTTCGCGTCGGCAACGACGTTTGACTTTGAGCCCGGCGTCACTGCTGTTGTCGGTCCCAACGGATCAGGCAAATCCAACGTGGTTGATGCCCTGGCCTGGGTGATGGGCGAGCAGGGTGCCAAGACGCTGCGTGGCGGCAAGATGGAAGACGTCATCTTCGCCGGAACATCCGGCCGGCCGCCCCTGGGCCGCGCCCATGTGTCATTGACCATTGATAACGCCGACAACGCCTTGCCCATCGAATACAGCGAAGTCACCATCTCCAGGACGCTGTTCCGGACCGGCGGCTCAGAGTATGCCATCAACGGCGCGCCCTGCCGCCTGCTTGATATCCAGGAACTGTTGTCCGATTCCGGCCTGGGCCGGGAGATGCACGTCATTGTGGGACAGGGGCAACTGGACCGGGTCCTCCATGCCACGCCGGAGGACCGTCGGGGCTTCATTGAGGAAGCTGCGGGTATCCTCAAGCACCGCCGCCGCAAGGAAAAAACTGTTCGGAAACTTGAAGCCATGCAGGCAAACCTTGCACGGCTCGGTGACCTCACTGCGGAAATCCGCCGCCAACTGACACCGTTGGGCAAACAGGCCGAAATCGCCCGGCGGGCACAGACGGTCCAGTTCGATGTCAGGGACGCCAAGGCACGCCTCCTGGCCGATGACCTGGTGCAGCTCACTACCAGCCTTGAACAGGATGTTGCCGACGAGGCAGCGTTGAAGGAGCGGCGGCAGGTGGTGGAGGCGGAGCTGGGAACCGGACGCAGGCGACAGGCTGCACTGGAGCAGCAGGCTGCAGAAGCCACCCCGAAGCTTAACGCCGCGCGTGATCATTGGTACCAGCTCTCCGCCGGCCGGGAGCGCCTGCGTTCCCTGGGCTCGCTGGCTTCTGAACGCCGCCGGCTTCTGGGCTCCTCCGAGGCTGCGCCGGACACCGGCCGGGACCCCGAACAATTGGAACGCCAAGCTGCCCGGGTCCGCGAAGAGGAGTCTGCGCTCCAGCACGACATCCTTGCCAAGCAAGCGGCGCTTCTTGAAGCCACCGTGGCAAAGGACGCCGCCGAGGCCGTGGCCGCGGCGGAGGACAAGAGACTGACCGCCATGTTGCGGGCCGCTGCCGATCGACGGGAAGGGTTGGCCAGGCTTGCAGGCCAGGTAGCTGCTGCCCGGTCCAGGGCCGAGGCCGCCGAAGCCGAACGGGGCCGGCTCAGGGAATCCCTGGCTTCCGGTGACGAACGGCGCCGGAAGGCCCAAAGCGAGTTCACTGCCCTTGAATCCCAGGTGGCATGGGTTGAGGACGGCGAAGAAAGCCTTGACGCCGACTACGAAAATGCCAACGACGCCCTGGACGCCGTTCTGACCGAAATCGAGGAACTGAAGACCGCGGAACGGGAGGCCGTGAGGGAGCGCGATGCCTTGACGGCACGCCGCGACGCCCTCCAGCTTGGGCTCAACCGCAAGGACGGTTCGGCCAGCCTCCTCTCAGCGGAAGGGATTCTGGGGCCTTTGGCTGAGTTGGTGGCTATCGAGCCCGGGTTCGAGGCTGCCATCGCTGCTGCACTGGGCAGTGCCTCGGACGCCCTGGTGGCGGCAAACACCGGCGACGCGCTGGCAGCCATCGCCTCGTTGAAAGAGGGCGACGCCGGCCGCGCGGCACTTCTCCTGGCCGACGGAACCGGCGGGGGTACTGACGCCGGCGCCGAGGTGGCGCTTCCGCCCGGCGGCCGCTGGGCAGCCGACGTCGTGAAGATTTCCGATCCCGCAGCGCAAGGCGCGTTGTCCTTGCTGGTGGGGACCGCCGTCGTCGATGATCTTCGGTCAGCCGCCCAACTGGTCAAGGAACACCATGACCTTAAGGCCGTCACGCGTGACGGTGACATGGTCACCTCCTTGACCGTCACCGGCGGATCGGCCACGGCACCGTCCCTCCTTGAAGTCCAGGCTGCAGTTGACGACGCCGTTGCCCGCCTTCATGAGGTCACTGCCCGCCTGGAGCGTGGCCGGTTTGCACTGGCCAATGCCCAGTCCCGCCGGGCCGAAGCCCAGGACCGCGCCGACGCTGCCTTGGAGCGCTTGCACGAGTCCGACGCCCGTCTGGCTGCGGTAGCTGAGCGCCTTGGCCACCTCAATTCCGTCCTCCGCAGCGCCGTGGGCGAAAGTGACAGGCTCGCCGCTTCGATGGCAAAGGCCGAGGCAAACATCGCCGAGGCGCAGCTTGACCTTGAGGTCGCCGCGGAGAGGCTCGCCGCCGCCCAGGAAGCTCCCGACGAAGAGCCATCGACGGACCAACGCGACGAACTCGCCGCCCAGGCCAGGGTTGCCCGCTCAGTCGAAACAGAAGCCCGGCTGGCTCTGAGGACCGCAGAGGAGCAACTGGGCGCCATCAGCAACCGGGCAGCATCCCTTGAACGGGCAGCGGCAACGGAAAGGCGTGCCCGCGAAGAGGCTGCCCGCCGTGCGCAGCGGCGGCGTGCCCAGGCACAACGTGCAGCGGCTGTGGCCTCAGCTGTGGAACAGGCACTGCGGTTCATCGATGTCTCCGTGGACGTTGCAGGCTGGGATCGCGATCTGGCAGAGCAGACCCGGGAGCGGCTGGAGGCGGAACTGACCCAGGTCCGGACGAGCAATGAAGCCCTCGCCCGGGAGCTGGCCGAACTGACGGACTCGGTGCACAGGGACGAGATGGCCCGAACACAGCAGCGTCTCCGTATTGAGGCGCTGGAGACGCGTTCCATCGAGGAACTTGGGTTATCCGCAGAGCAACTCGTTGCCGACTATGGCCCCGGGCTCCCTGTTCCGGTGCCCGCCGGAGCAGCCACGGACAAGTGGGCCGAACTCAGGGCACCGGTGGACGAGCACGGCGAGGCCATTGTTGAAGGCATTCCCTTTGTCCGGGCCGAGCAGGAAAAAAGGCTCAAGAAAGCGGAACGCGACCTGGCCGCACTGGGCAAAGTAAACCCACTGGCGCTGGAGGAGTTCGCCGCGCTGGAGGAACGGCACCAGTTCCTCAGCTCCCAGCTCGAGGACCTCAAGTCCAGCCGCAAGGACCTGCTGGACATCATCAAAGAGGTGGACGCGCGTGTGCAGCAGGTCTTCACCGAGGCTTTTGCCGACACTTCGGCCCAGTTCGACCACGTCTTTGCCCGGCTCTTCCCCGGTGGCGAGGGCAAGCTGGTGCTCACGGACCCGGATGACATGCTGACGACGGGAATCGAGGTGGAGGCCAGGCCCGCCGGCAAGAAGATCAAGAGGCTCTCCTTGCTCTCCGGTGGTGAACGGTCCCTGACGGCCGTGGCGCTGCTGGTGGCGATTTTCAAAGCCCGTCCTTCGCCGTTCTATGTGATGGACGAGGTCGAAGCTGCGCTGGACGACACAAACCTGGGCCGGCTCATCACCATCTTCGAAGAATTGCGGGAGTCCAGCCAACTGATCGTGATCACCCACCAGAAGCGCACCATGGAAGTAGCTGACGCCCTATACGGTGTGACAATGCGTGGCGACGGTGTCTCCACTGTCATCAGCCAAAGGCTCGGTGCCGGGGCTTAG
- the ffh gene encoding signal recognition particle protein, with translation MFNSLSDRLTATFKNLRGKGRLTEADVDATVREIRRALLDADVAVSVVREFTGRVRERALGAEVSGALNPSQQIVKIVNEELVEILGGETRRIRLAKTGPTIIMLAGLQGAGKTTLAGKLSKWLKAQGHSPMLVACDLQRPNAVTQLQVVGQRAGVPVFAPHPGATSELEHPAGDPVAVAKAGVEEARQKLHDVVIVDTAGRLGVDAEMMDQARRIRQAIIPNEVLFVIDSMIGQDAVNTAMAFDEGVNFTGIVLSKLDGDARGGAALSVASVTGKPVMFASTGEGLDDFELFHPDRMASRILDMGDVLTLIEQAEKAWDKDEAARMAKKFADQEDFTLDDFLAQMQQIRNMGSMKKMLMMMPGAQNIRQQLENFDEKEIDRVEAIVRSMTPHERVAPKIINGSRRARIAKGSGVHVSEVNGLLERFAQAQKMMKKLAQGGGMPGMPGMPGLGGPGGGRKGGKNAPKKKARSGNPAKAAQELRDAEAKRANAASAAPSGAAFGQGAADFDPSSLNLPKGFEKFLGK, from the coding sequence GTGTTCAATTCACTCTCTGACCGGTTGACAGCAACCTTCAAGAACCTTCGTGGCAAGGGGCGCCTCACCGAGGCTGATGTTGATGCCACAGTCCGGGAGATCCGCCGCGCCCTGCTGGACGCGGACGTTGCAGTGTCCGTGGTCCGTGAGTTCACCGGCCGCGTTCGCGAGCGTGCCCTGGGCGCCGAAGTTTCGGGTGCCCTGAACCCGAGCCAGCAGATCGTGAAGATCGTCAACGAGGAACTCGTGGAGATCCTCGGTGGTGAGACCCGCCGCATCCGCCTGGCCAAGACCGGACCCACCATCATCATGCTTGCCGGCCTTCAAGGTGCAGGCAAGACCACCCTCGCCGGTAAGCTGTCCAAATGGCTCAAGGCCCAGGGCCACAGCCCCATGCTGGTCGCTTGCGACCTCCAGCGTCCCAACGCCGTCACGCAGCTCCAAGTGGTTGGCCAACGCGCGGGCGTCCCCGTGTTCGCTCCCCATCCCGGTGCCACCTCCGAGCTGGAGCACCCTGCCGGTGACCCCGTCGCCGTCGCGAAGGCCGGTGTTGAGGAAGCGCGCCAGAAGCTGCACGACGTCGTGATCGTTGACACCGCCGGCCGCCTTGGCGTCGATGCCGAAATGATGGACCAGGCCCGCCGCATCCGTCAGGCGATCATCCCCAACGAAGTTCTCTTCGTGATCGACTCCATGATCGGCCAGGACGCTGTCAACACGGCGATGGCGTTCGATGAAGGCGTCAACTTCACTGGCATTGTGCTTTCCAAGCTCGACGGCGACGCCCGCGGTGGCGCCGCGCTGTCCGTTGCGTCCGTCACCGGTAAGCCCGTCATGTTCGCCTCCACGGGCGAAGGCCTGGACGACTTTGAGCTCTTCCACCCCGACCGGATGGCTTCGCGCATCCTGGACATGGGTGACGTTCTGACCTTGATCGAACAGGCCGAGAAGGCTTGGGACAAGGATGAAGCCGCACGGATGGCGAAGAAGTTCGCCGACCAGGAAGACTTCACCCTGGATGACTTCCTCGCCCAGATGCAGCAGATCCGCAACATGGGCTCCATGAAGAAGATGCTCATGATGATGCCGGGTGCGCAGAACATCCGCCAGCAGCTGGAGAACTTCGATGAGAAGGAAATCGACCGCGTCGAGGCGATCGTCCGGTCCATGACGCCGCACGAGCGTGTTGCTCCCAAGATCATCAACGGCTCACGCCGTGCCCGTATTGCCAAGGGTTCAGGCGTCCACGTCTCCGAGGTCAACGGCTTGCTGGAGCGCTTTGCCCAGGCCCAGAAGATGATGAAGAAGCTGGCCCAGGGTGGCGGCATGCCTGGAATGCCCGGAATGCCTGGCCTTGGAGGTCCGGGCGGAGGCCGCAAGGGAGGCAAGAACGCGCCCAAGAAGAAAGCCCGCTCCGGCAACCCGGCCAAGGCTGCCCAGGAATTGCGTGATGCCGAAGCCAAGCGCGCCAACGCAGCCTCGGCGGCACCCTCCGGTGCAGCTTTTGGCCAGGGTGCGGCCGACTTCGACCCCTCATCGCTCAACCTTCCCAAGGGCTTCGAGAAGTTCCTCGGCAAATAG
- a CDS encoding P-II family nitrogen regulator produces the protein MKLITAIVRPEKLEAVREGLESYGVQGLTVSAASGYGRQRGYTEVYRGAEYNVDLLPKIRIEVLATDEQADDILDVLIASSNTGRAGDGKVWTVDVYEAVRVRTGERGAAAI, from the coding sequence ATGAAGCTCATTACAGCGATCGTCCGTCCCGAAAAGCTTGAAGCAGTCCGGGAAGGCCTCGAATCATATGGGGTCCAGGGCCTGACGGTCAGCGCGGCCAGCGGCTACGGCCGCCAGCGGGGATACACCGAGGTGTATCGCGGAGCCGAATACAACGTGGACTTGCTGCCCAAAATCCGCATTGAAGTCCTCGCCACGGACGAGCAAGCAGATGACATCCTTGATGTCCTGATCGCCAGCTCGAACACCGGACGTGCCGGTGACGGCAAGGTCTGGACCGTGGATGTCTACGAAGCAGTCCGGGTCAGGACCGGGGAGCGCGGCGCGGCCGCAATCTAA
- the ftsY gene encoding signal recognition particle-docking protein FtsY has translation MNDFLPIILSILAALVVVGGLVPVLLKARKSGAKYPGTRDANDPPQSSAAGGGTLVEDRPDAVKAPAPTFDGTVEGADVPDDAAGLETIAIDTPAPVEGRLTRLRARLVKSNSILGKGLLALLSGDKIDENVWDEVEETLLLADLGTEPTLQLVDALRERVKVLGTRSPEDVKAMLREELIKLVDPSMDRSLNVQRKGDRPAVVLVVGVNGVGKTTTVGKLARVLVAEDKDVLLGAADTFRAAAAEQLATWGQRVGVPTVKSDIDGADPASVAYEAVKAGIDQEVDVVMVDTAGRLQNKTGLMDELGKVKRVIEKLAEVDEVLLVLDATTGQNGLNQARVFAEVVNITGIVLTKLDGTAKGGIVVAIQKSLGVPVKLIGLGEGPDDLAPFDAESFVDALLN, from the coding sequence GTGAACGATTTCCTACCCATAATTCTGTCCATTCTCGCTGCCCTTGTGGTGGTCGGCGGACTCGTACCGGTTCTCCTGAAGGCCCGGAAGTCGGGGGCGAAGTACCCCGGCACCCGAGATGCCAACGACCCCCCGCAGTCCTCGGCAGCAGGCGGCGGAACCCTGGTGGAGGACCGCCCGGACGCGGTTAAGGCCCCGGCTCCAACCTTTGACGGAACCGTTGAGGGGGCCGATGTCCCGGACGACGCCGCCGGGCTCGAAACCATCGCCATTGATACGCCCGCGCCGGTGGAGGGCCGCCTGACCCGCCTGCGTGCCCGCCTGGTCAAGTCCAACAGCATCCTGGGCAAGGGCCTCCTTGCGCTGCTCTCGGGCGACAAGATCGATGAAAACGTGTGGGACGAGGTCGAAGAGACCCTCCTGCTGGCCGACCTCGGCACCGAACCCACCCTGCAACTGGTGGACGCCCTGCGTGAGCGCGTCAAGGTCCTCGGCACCCGCAGCCCCGAAGACGTCAAGGCGATGCTCCGCGAGGAGCTCATCAAGCTGGTGGATCCTTCCATGGATCGTTCCCTGAACGTCCAGCGCAAGGGCGACCGCCCCGCCGTCGTTCTGGTTGTTGGCGTCAACGGCGTGGGCAAGACCACCACGGTGGGCAAGCTGGCACGGGTGTTGGTGGCCGAAGACAAGGATGTCCTGCTGGGTGCCGCTGATACGTTCAGGGCAGCAGCGGCCGAGCAGTTGGCAACCTGGGGCCAGCGCGTTGGCGTGCCCACGGTGAAGTCCGACATCGACGGCGCCGACCCCGCCTCCGTGGCCTACGAAGCGGTGAAGGCCGGCATCGATCAGGAAGTCGACGTCGTGATGGTCGATACCGCCGGACGCTTGCAGAACAAGACCGGCCTGATGGATGAGCTCGGCAAGGTCAAACGGGTTATTGAGAAGCTGGCCGAGGTTGATGAAGTCCTGCTGGTCCTGGACGCCACCACCGGGCAGAACGGTCTCAACCAGGCCCGTGTCTTTGCCGAAGTAGTGAACATCACCGGCATCGTGCTGACCAAGCTCGACGGAACCGCCAAGGGCGGCATCGTAGTGGCCATCCAGAAATCACTGGGCGTGCCCGTCAAACTCATCGGCCTGGGTGAAGGACCGGATGACCTGGCGCCGTTTGACGCCGAAAGCTTCGTGGACGCACTGCTCAACTAG
- a CDS encoding glucose-6-phosphate dehydrogenase, protein MTSKTTVKTLLILGASGDLTGRLLLPGLAGLLASGRAPGLRLVGAGSDPWTPEQWRERVSGAFAAAAGTANDAGRGALETVAGATEYHQLDVTADGPLAELLATLEGPIAIYFALPPHISQKACEVLRREQIPAGTRLVMEKPFGSGTESAHELNKTLAALVPEDHIHRVDHFLGKATVLNILGLRFANRFLEPVWNREHIEKVEIVFDEDLALEGRARYYDTAGALRDMIQSHLLHIMAFLAIDAPATIEERDLRDAVATVLRASSIKAPFADTTRRARYTAGTLGERSVPDYAAEDGVDPARNTETLAEVRVEIDNWRWQGVPFILRSGKAMGRRRKEAVITFRPVPHLPRGFSGVDSPNQLRIGFGPDVLQLDVDVNGPGDIFTLDRASLVTELNAAGMLPYGEVLEGILNGDPLLSVRGDTAEDCWRIIEPVLRAWEAGDVPLEEYDAGGAGPAAWPTAVVE, encoded by the coding sequence GTGACCAGTAAAACAACTGTAAAAACGTTGCTCATCCTCGGCGCGTCCGGGGACCTCACAGGCAGGCTTTTGCTGCCCGGCCTGGCCGGCCTGCTGGCCTCCGGCAGGGCCCCGGGATTGCGACTGGTGGGCGCGGGCTCGGATCCGTGGACTCCTGAACAGTGGCGGGAGCGGGTCAGCGGGGCTTTCGCAGCAGCCGCAGGCACGGCAAACGATGCCGGCCGCGGGGCACTGGAAACCGTGGCCGGCGCCACCGAGTACCACCAGCTTGATGTCACGGCGGACGGGCCCCTGGCGGAGCTCCTGGCGACCCTGGAGGGTCCCATCGCCATCTACTTCGCCCTGCCTCCGCACATCAGCCAGAAAGCGTGCGAGGTACTCCGCCGGGAACAAATCCCCGCCGGTACGCGCCTGGTGATGGAAAAACCGTTTGGTTCGGGTACCGAATCCGCGCACGAGTTGAACAAGACGCTGGCGGCCCTGGTCCCGGAGGACCACATCCACAGGGTTGACCACTTCCTGGGCAAAGCCACGGTGCTGAACATCCTGGGCCTTCGATTCGCCAACCGGTTCCTGGAGCCGGTGTGGAACCGCGAACACATCGAGAAAGTGGAGATCGTCTTCGACGAGGACCTGGCCCTGGAAGGACGTGCGCGCTACTACGACACCGCCGGCGCGCTCCGGGACATGATCCAGAGCCACCTCCTGCACATCATGGCCTTCCTGGCCATAGACGCACCCGCAACCATCGAGGAGCGGGACCTGCGCGACGCCGTGGCAACGGTCCTGCGGGCCAGCAGCATCAAGGCACCCTTCGCGGACACCACGCGGCGGGCGCGGTACACGGCCGGAACCCTTGGGGAACGAAGCGTGCCGGACTACGCTGCCGAGGACGGCGTGGATCCTGCCCGCAACACTGAAACCCTGGCTGAAGTCCGGGTGGAAATAGACAATTGGCGCTGGCAGGGGGTCCCTTTCATTCTCCGCTCCGGCAAGGCAATGGGACGCCGGCGCAAGGAGGCCGTCATCACCTTCCGCCCGGTGCCCCACCTGCCCCGGGGATTCTCCGGCGTGGACTCCCCCAACCAGCTGCGGATTGGATTCGGTCCCGACGTGCTCCAGCTGGACGTGGACGTCAACGGCCCCGGCGACATCTTCACACTGGACCGTGCCAGCCTTGTGACAGAACTCAATGCAGCCGGAATGTTGCCGTACGGGGAAGTGCTGGAAGGCATTCTCAACGGCGATCCCCTCCTGTCGGTCCGCGGGGATACGGCAGAGGACTGCTGGCGGATCATCGAGCCGGTTCTTCGCGCCTGGGAGGCCGGTGACGTCCCGTTGGAAGAGTACGACGCCGGCGGCGCGGGTCCGGCGGCCTGGCCCACCGCCGTCGTGGAGTAA
- a CDS encoding MFS transporter gives MTESPRSVKAPRIRQEKEPLTRDIKVMLAAAFLIALGFGLVAPVLPQFATTFDVGATAAAVIVSIFAFMRLVFAPAGGALIGRFGERNVYVSGLLIVAVSTAACAFAQDYWQLLVFRGLGGAGSVMFTVAAMGLLIRLAPPERRGRVSGAYASAFLIGSVLGPVVGGLLAGFGLRVPFLAYAGALLVAALVVRTMLSGEGNAAEDTQPAPAMTLKEALSDSAYRAAVFSSFSNGWVTFGVRMATIPLFAVAVLQSKPETAAWALAIFAVGNALALTFSGRLADAWGRKPLLIPGLVITGVATGVIGLTTDLTGFLVASAVAGFGSGVLGPAQQAAVADVIGRGRSGGKVLAVFQMAADTGAIIGPVAAGLLADRLGYGWAFGITGGVLLLASAAWLPAREPLKAKN, from the coding sequence ATGACCGAGTCGCCCAGATCCGTCAAAGCTCCAAGGATCCGGCAGGAGAAAGAGCCCTTGACCCGCGATATCAAGGTGATGTTGGCCGCAGCTTTCCTGATCGCCCTCGGCTTTGGACTGGTGGCGCCCGTACTGCCGCAATTTGCCACCACCTTCGACGTCGGCGCTACCGCAGCCGCTGTGATCGTGAGCATTTTCGCGTTCATGCGCCTGGTGTTTGCTCCGGCGGGCGGCGCCCTGATCGGACGTTTCGGGGAACGTAATGTCTACGTGTCCGGGTTGCTGATTGTGGCGGTGTCCACAGCGGCGTGCGCGTTTGCCCAGGATTACTGGCAACTGTTGGTCTTCAGGGGCCTCGGCGGGGCCGGGTCGGTCATGTTTACTGTCGCGGCCATGGGCCTGCTCATCCGCCTCGCACCCCCCGAAAGGCGGGGCCGGGTCTCCGGCGCGTACGCCTCGGCGTTTCTGATCGGCAGTGTGCTGGGACCGGTCGTGGGCGGACTTCTGGCAGGCTTCGGGCTCCGTGTCCCTTTCCTGGCCTACGCAGGGGCCCTCCTCGTGGCCGCTTTGGTGGTCCGGACAATGCTCAGCGGCGAAGGGAACGCCGCGGAAGATACACAACCGGCGCCGGCCATGACCCTTAAGGAAGCCCTCTCCGACTCCGCTTACCGTGCGGCAGTGTTCTCGAGTTTCAGCAACGGCTGGGTGACGTTCGGCGTCCGTATGGCCACCATTCCGCTGTTCGCGGTTGCTGTCCTGCAGTCCAAACCCGAAACGGCAGCGTGGGCACTGGCCATCTTTGCCGTCGGCAACGCCCTGGCGCTGACTTTTTCCGGGCGTTTGGCCGACGCCTGGGGGCGCAAGCCATTGCTGATCCCGGGTCTGGTCATCACCGGCGTGGCCACCGGTGTCATCGGGCTTACCACTGACCTGACCGGATTCCTGGTTGCCTCGGCGGTGGCGGGGTTCGGGTCCGGCGTGCTGGGCCCGGCCCAGCAGGCCGCCGTCGCCGACGTCATTGGCCGGGGGCGCTCGGGCGGCAAGGTACTGGCAGTCTTTCAGATGGCGGCGGACACCGGGGCCATTATCGGGCCGGTCGCAGCCGGCTTGCTCGCCGACCGACTGGGTTATGGCTGGGCATTTGGCATCACAGGTGGCGTCCTCCTGCTCGCCTCTGCGGCGTGGTTGCCGGCACGGGAGCCCCTTAAAGCAAAAAACTGA